GTGTcattaggtgcctcgtagaaaAAGGGAACTTTAGacgctgtttttcttttcttcgaaatgGTTAGAGAGAATTGAGTGTGGTtacactcatactcgtaatctacacctttaacactatatttttctggaaagatccaacatcattaaaggcatcatcccacgaatctgaggtggtacagatttcaggtgaagtattcgtatacgggatgggagactatggagagggggggtgattccgtccatttcttcctaattgcgtaagaaacggcctggaagatacggcttcaggcgttttggcgcactattttctacagggagttcgactggagcgcgccagccttgtgcggcgccgtatcttctggaccgttttttacggcgattaggaagaaatggacggaatcatcctcctctccgtagtctcccatcccgtatacgaatacttcacctgaaatccgtaccacctcagattcgtagggtgatgcctttaatttcgtAGCaggctgcctttaagaaggtCTCATGAACCATCGAACTAGTCATGCTGTGATCACTTTGCTGCGTTTTGAAAATTATAGGACGATAAGTTTAAATAATACGGTACATTATTATTACGGTATTTGTTCAGAAATGAAGCAACGCGTTCTTTGTATATAATTTCACTACTTTTAGCATAGTGAACCATTTACTTCGccttcgcattttttttctaatatttataTTCCATAGATTTGTCTTTCTAGTCCTTCTGACACgcaatattatttaaattcaGCCTGTTGTAATCCTTAAATCTTGACAATATTTCTTTAACTTAAGACGCGGTGCGTAAATGCTTGCGCCCGCGTTAACaacacgttgttaggtgcctcgtcGGAAAATTCGGTCGAGAGAGCCTATTCTCATGCCATTTTTCACGGAAACTAAAAGGATTTGCGCTTGATCGCGCCTGTACTCGTCACCTACACGCATAACTCTATACGTTTCCGTGAAGAGATcccaatatcgtcaatttcgtgatatgctgagTTTAATTTCTGATAAATTCCCACGATTCATTTCGATAACTCCAtataaattctgtttttttttcaggatgcaAACATTACTCGtagttgtattttttatgGCTTCTCCTTCTCTGGCTTGCAACATTCAATGGCCGAATAACACAGATGTAAATTTCGTGTGGTGGCAATGCGACAATGGACCCGTTAAGCTCTACAACGCAACTCCGTCGGATGTCAACGGTAAAACATACAGTTCGAATGTCTTCAGTATGAAGCGGCTACTCATCAGAAATAAGTGATGAATGCATTAAGGAAACTACGAGTATCCCATTCATCTCGGAAAGCCATTGGTGGTGACAATGGATCTGCTGAATCCAACCAACGTCTACACGGATCCCAATCTTATCGCCAACGTCAATCTTTGGTCGTGGGGAACGTCGTTAGGAGGATGTTCGTGGTCGGCGATTCCGACATTGGGCCTTCTGTAAGTCT
This window of the Necator americanus strain Aroian chromosome III, whole genome shotgun sequence genome carries:
- a CDS encoding hypothetical protein (NECATOR_CHRIII.G9644.T1) — protein: MQTLLVVVFFMASPSLACNIQWPNNTDVNFVWWQCDNGPVKLYNATPSDVNGNYEYPIHLGKPLVVTMDLLNPTNVYTDPNLIANVNLWSWGTSLGGCSWSAIPTLGLLKNLNACENGIPCPVKTGRQFLAATIDFTKFQSIIDMLKDNAPYQLQLTLHDKKSGDNMCLMFQARAYIH
- a CDS encoding hypothetical protein (NECATOR_CHRIII.G9644.T2) → MQTLLVVVFFMASPSLACNIQWPNNTDVNFVWWQCDNGPVKLYNATPSDVNGNYEYPIHLGKPLVVTMDLLNPTNVYTDPNLIANVNLWSWGTSLGGCSWSAIPTLGLL